Below is a genomic region from Streptomyces sp. RPA4-2.
CGTGACGCCCAGCACTCCGTGCCGCTCGACCGGCGGCCGAGCACAGGGCGGCCGCCGGCGGACAGAAGCGCTCCGCCACCACCGTTCGTGTGAACTCCCGGAAGGAACTCGCACCTCAAAATCGAACAGGCGTACCATTGCCGCGTGGCTGCGACCTATGACTTCCCGAGTGACCTCCTGGCCGGCCAGGAGGAACTGCACCAGGTCCGGGCGGAGCTCCTGGCCCTGCTCAAGCGGCTCCCCTGGTCGGTGGAACCCCTGGACGGCTTCAGCGACGACAGGGGCTGGCGCCAGGTGGAGCGCCCCGCGTCCCCCGGCTGGACCGACGACGAACAGGCCGAGGTCGAGAAGCTCAGGCAGCGTGAGCGCGAGCTCGCCGTGTTCGTGACCTGCCACCGTTTCTGGTCGGAGGTCGCACCCCCGGAGACGGTCGACGCCCGCGCGAGGCTGAAGCACGCCCATGGGGTGACGGCGGCGGGCCCTTCGTAGCCGTCACGCGGCGCGGCAGCCGTCGTACGGTGCGGCGGCCGCCGTCGTACGGTGCCTACCTCTTCGGCGGCGGCGACCGGTTCCGCATCCTCTCCCAGGGCCCCGCCGCGAAGACCCTGACCGGCCTGCACCACGTCGTCGACGTCACGGACGGAACCGTCCGCATGACCCACCCGGTCACCGACCTGGTCTTCGCCGAGGAGTGACCGCCCGCCCGAAGGCGAAGTTCCGCCTTTCGAGCCCGGAGCCCAGCACAGCCCTCGCCCTTTCGGGTGAAACCCTGCGGGCGGCGACAACCCCGCCCCTCCCCTCCCCGTCGTAGACCCACACGGGCACGAACCACCCCAGGGGAGACCATGAGCGACCACGAGTACCCGCGGCGGCACCAGCGGCTCGGACGGGGCGGACCGTCGCAGGTGGCGGACTCCGGCGCGCCCGCGCCGCGGCCGCCCAGGAAGCGCGGCGTGGGCAGGGTCGCGGTGCTCGGCTGCCTCGGCGTCCTAGGCCTCGCCGTGATCATCGGGATCGCCGGGGCGGCCGGCGGTGGCGGCGCGGACGGGGACGGGGACGGGGACAGCGGCGCTTCGAACTCCTCCTCCGTCCACAACGAGGCGAAGAACGAGGCGCGGAACGACGCACGCGACGGTTCCGGGGCCGGGGACGCCGGGCCCGGATCGCGGGCGGCCGACTTCAGGTCCTGCGTGGACAAGAACGGCAGCGCCGCCGAGAAGGCCGCCGTCCGTCACATCACGAGGGTGACCGGGGCCGACGAGCGGAACAACATCCTGAACGCCCCCGAGGTGTTCACCGACTTCAGCGGCGGCCTCACCGGCCCGCACCAGGGTGAGGCCAAGCTCATCGCCTCAGCGTTCAGCTCCTGCTACGAGTCGGACAACGGCCTCGTCACCGTCTACGACAGGACGGGCGAGATCCTCGCCAACGGCGACTTCTAGCGACCCCCGCACGGGCGGCCCACGGAAGACCGTCTCGCGGGCCGAGCTCGCCGATTCCGGATGCCCCTTCCGGCACGAGCGAGGCACGGTCTTGCACGGTGGTGAGGCAGCCGGCCCTTGGAGGGCCCGGGGAACGACAGTGGCACGACCGCCACTCGACGCGACCTCTGCGCGCGACGGTCATCGGGGTCTGCCGCACTCGTGAACCGGTCACCGACCGCGGGTGACGGTCGGCTGGGGCCATGCCGGTTGCCGCACTTCTCCGCTGTACAGCACCAGTTGGAAAGATCCCGTACGCGGATGACGACCGAACTGGCACGGTATGGCGACGACATCTCACCCCTCCACCGGCGCGATCGGGCCGACCCGCGTGCTCGGTCTGATCGTAGGAGTGTGCCTGGCCGCGACCGGGTGCAGTTCCGCGGGCGACTCCGCCCGGCCGTCGGCGGCGCCGTCCGGCGGGACCGGCCGGCCGTCCGCGTCCGCGCCCGGACCCCGGCAGGCGTACTACGCGGGATTCGCCGTGGGCAAACGGCTGTTCGAAGACGGCGGCAAGGGCTCCGCGGTTCGGGAGGTGAACAGTGGGTGCGTCCGCCGCTCCCTCACCGCGAAGCCCACGGCGGTGGTGGACCTCGACCGGGGAGCATGGGTCCTGGGCTGCAAGCAGGGCAGCGGAAACGGCACCCCCAACCCGCCGAGCGGCCCCGTCACCCGGCGCGAACCGGACGCGGACCTGCTCCACCGCTTCGGAAGCTGGGCGCGGAAGAGCGAGGTGGCGGACTCCGCCCGCCACCTCACCGGGGTCACGCTGGTCCACCTCGACGCCGGCGAATACGACGTCGAGCTGACCACCACATACACCGCTGGAGCCGACGGGCCCGGGGTGCGCCGCCCGGCCCGCGACTTCGCGCGCTGGTGGGACGGCGACGACGGTGACGGAACGGCCTGGAATCTCGTCGTCGCCGACACCGACGGGCGGCGCCTTGCCGCCCGCGACCTGCACTCCCAGGAGGAATCATCGTGACCAACCGGGTCCCGCAGAGCCCATGGGCTGCGCTGCGCGGGCCCGGCGCCCGGACCGTAGTCGGACTTTGCGATGTGCTGGCATCGCGTCTGTTGACCTCGCGTCCCGCCCGGAGTTGGATCTTCCCTGCCCGTGCGGGTGTCCGGGCAAGGGAGGCTACGACGATGGCTGTTGATGCCCAAGACGGGCTGATACGGGTGGCGCCCTTCGAGCGGGTGTCCGCGCTGATGACGGCTGCGGGCGCGGTGCTGTCCGAAGGGGTGCTGTTGGCTCTGATCGGTACGGCTCAGAGCCTCGAGACGCTGTTGGTGGGAACGGTGGCGGTCATTCTCGTGTCCCTCGCGATGCTGCCGCTGAGTTTCCGTCTCCCCGGCCGGCGTCGCCGCAAGTACGAGCGTGCCGCGCGGATCGACAGCGTCGCAGAACTGCTCGAGGGTCAGGACGTGGCGAGGCGGCTGTCGCTCTGGCGCGCCGCTGGGATCGTGGGAATGTCGGCCTGTTGGATGATGCTCCTCGGCTTGATGTTCCATGAGGTGATGCCGCCGGTCATGCTGGTCCCGTGGGCCGTGGTCCTGTGGGCGCGGTCCCGGGCGACCGCAGATTGGGAGCGGGCGAACGGGGCAGCCCTGTGGCAGCGCGTTCCCGGGCTGCTGTGGAAGCGAAGCCCGGTCTTCCGCGTGCCGGCGGACGGCGGGATGTGAACCCGCCGCCGTTTCGTCCCGAAGACGCCTCCGGTGCAGCAGCCGCCCTGAGTCCACGGCGTAGCTCGCTCATCCGGCCAGCCGGCTATGCGGTCGCCGCGCGGAAGAGGTGCAGGAGGGCCTGGGCCTGCGGGGTGTCCACGTCGAAGAACTGCGTGGCCAGCGCGGCCGGCACTGCCGTTCCGTGCATGCGGACCTCGTGGCAACTGAAACAGAACGCTGCCTCGAAGAGCGCCAGATCGAGAGAGTCCTCGTACGCTCGGACACTCCAGCCTGGTGAGAAGCCGCAGCGGTGCTGCTCGCTGTCGGGCAGGGTCTCGATCAAGGTCAGGGCTTTGGCGGCCTCGCTCCCGGTCCAGTGGGCGACCGCCCTGCCGGGGTAAGGCGCACCCTTCTCGGTCGGCAGGGCGGAGATCCTCACGACCTCGATCAGCGCGGTGGACGCAACGGCTTCGGCAGGGAGCTGCATGTGCATAGTCTGCTCTTCTTGCCAGCGGCCGACTGATGCATGCCGAGGCCTGGGCAGAGCGCAGCCCAGGCTTGACGTTCCCCGTGGTTCCCCACTGCGACCCGCTGGAACCGGCGCGCCGTGTGCACAGAGTGCCGCTCGATGCGAGCTATGGACACGGAGGTCGCTGAGGCCTCGCGGGCTGGCGCGGAGGGTGGTCAGGCACACAGACGGTCGGCACTGGTCCGGCGGGGTTGCTGCACTTAGTTGCTCTGCCGCGACGGTCCAGGGGCACCGTCCGAGCAGTCCATCCACAGGCGGACCTCGGGCTGCCGCACGCTCAGTGGCCGAAGAACCGGATTCACATCAGAGTGGCCCCGAGGAGCTTTCCTTCGCCTCGCGCGAGGCCTGGTCTCCAGCGCCGTCCTCGCCTTGCGAGACCTGGGCGGAGGACTGAAGCTGAAGGTGAGGCATGCCTACCGACCACATGGACCGAGCGCAGACGGCTGCGGGGCTCGGCCACCGCGGCCCATGCAGGGAGCGGATTCCGATGAGGCTTGTCGTCGATCTCAACCGGTGCCAGGGGTTCGCGCAGTGCGTCTTCCTCGCCCCGGACGTTTTTGCCCTGCACGGGGAAGAGGCGCTGTTGTTCTCCCCTCGCTTCGACGAGGCGCAGCGTGACCGGGTGGAGAAGGCGGCTGCCGCCTGCCCGGTCCAGGCCATCCTCGTCGACTACTCCGATGAGCCGACGAAGCGGGTCGAGCCCCATGTCGGCTGACACGGACGTCGAGGTCCTGCGGCGCCAGGGCCGTATTGTCGTCGTCGGTGCCTCGCTGGCCGGTCTGCGCGCGGCGGAGACGCTGCGCGAGAAGGGCTTCACCGGATCACTGACCATGATCGGCGACGAGCTCTACGAGCCCTACGACCGGCCGCCGCTGTCCAAGCAGGCGCTGCTCGGACGGGCCCGGCCCGAGGACACCGCGCTTCCGCGGCGGCGGGACATCGACGCCGAGTGGCGTCTGGGCGTCGCCGCCGCGGACCTGGACCGGGACGCCAAGCAAGTGCGCCTGGTGAACGGCGACACCGTCCCCTACGACCGTCTGCTGATCACCACCGGGACCAGAGCGCGGCCTTGGTTCCACCCGGAAGAGGCCGCCCTGGACGGGGTGTTCGTGCTGCGTACCCGCGACGACTCCGCCCGCCTGTACCGGAAACTGACCGGGGGCGTGCGCCGGGTGTTGGTGATCGGCGCCGGTTTCACGGGCTCCGAGGTCGCCTCCGCCTGCCGGGAGCACGGCCTTGAGGTCACCGTCGCCGAACGCGGCCCGGCACCGCTGGTGGGCGCGCTCGGCGGAGTGATCGGCGCGGTCGCGGACCGGCTGCAGCGCAAGCACGGGGTCGACCTGCGGTGCGGCGTCAGCGTCACCGCCCTCGAGGGCGGTGATGTGGGACGGCTCAGGCGCGCCCATCTGTCCGACGGTTCGGTGATCGACGTGGAGGTGGCGGTCGTCTCGCTCGGTGCCATGCGGAACACGGAATGGCTCGCCGGCTCGGGGGTGGCCGCGGGTCCACGGGGGATCGCGTGCGACGCCGGGTGCCGGGTGTTCGACGTCAACGGCATCGTCACCGACGACATCTACGCCGCCGGTGACGTCGCCCGCAGCCCCCACCCGCTGTTCGACTACCAGTTCCTGGCGCTGGAGCACTGGGGCAACGCGGTCGAACAGGCCGAGATCGCCGCCCACAACATGATCTGCGCCGGGCCTGACCGCCGCCCGCACCTGTGGCTGCCGATGTTCTGGTCCTCCCAGTTCGGCGTCAACATCAAGTCGGTGGGCGTGCCCTCGCTGGGCGGCCAACTGGTCGTCGCCCAGGGGACACTCGCCGAGGAGCGGTTCGTCGCGGTGTACGGCTACCGCGGCCGCGTCATCGCCGCAGTGTCCTTCGACGGAGCCAAGTGGCTGGGGTTCTATGAGCAGCAGATCGCGTCCGGCGCCCCCTTCCCGCCCGAGTACCGCTCGGTCGACCGCCGGAGCGAGACGTTGCAGCCGATCGAATCGGCCTTCCCCGACCCCCATCTGCCCACCCACGGGCCCACCATCACGCTGACCGGCCACTCACCGAGCGAGCGGCGCGTCACGTTCGTTCCGTCGCATGCCTGATCACCGGCCCCGCACCGCACGGAGCCCTGAGGAGTCACCATGACGTCCGGCACCATCTCCGCGCAGATCACCGACTACGCCCATCGGGCCGACCCCTATCCGCTCTACGCGGAACTGCGCAAGCAACCGGTCAGGCGGGAGGACGACGGCACCTATCTGGTCAGC
It encodes:
- a CDS encoding ferredoxin → MRLVVDLNRCQGFAQCVFLAPDVFALHGEEALLFSPRFDEAQRDRVEKAAAACPVQAILVDYSDEPTKRVEPHVG
- a CDS encoding NAD(P)/FAD-dependent oxidoreductase — encoded protein: MSADTDVEVLRRQGRIVVVGASLAGLRAAETLREKGFTGSLTMIGDELYEPYDRPPLSKQALLGRARPEDTALPRRRDIDAEWRLGVAAADLDRDAKQVRLVNGDTVPYDRLLITTGTRARPWFHPEEAALDGVFVLRTRDDSARLYRKLTGGVRRVLVIGAGFTGSEVASACREHGLEVTVAERGPAPLVGALGGVIGAVADRLQRKHGVDLRCGVSVTALEGGDVGRLRRAHLSDGSVIDVEVAVVSLGAMRNTEWLAGSGVAAGPRGIACDAGCRVFDVNGIVTDDIYAAGDVARSPHPLFDYQFLALEHWGNAVEQAEIAAHNMICAGPDRRPHLWLPMFWSSQFGVNIKSVGVPSLGGQLVVAQGTLAEERFVAVYGYRGRVIAAVSFDGAKWLGFYEQQIASGAPFPPEYRSVDRRSETLQPIESAFPDPHLPTHGPTITLTGHSPSERRVTFVPSHA